Proteins from a single region of Streptomyces spinoverrucosus:
- a CDS encoding 6-pyruvoyl trahydropterin synthase family protein: MFSVTVRDHIMIAHSFRGEVFGPAQRLHGATFLVDATFRREQLDDDNIVVDIGLATQELGAVVSELNYRNLDNEPDFAGINTSTEFLAKVIADRLAERVHKGALGEGAKGLAGISVTLHESHVAWASYERAL; this comes from the coding sequence TTGTTCAGTGTCACCGTCCGCGATCACATCATGATCGCCCACAGCTTCCGCGGCGAGGTGTTCGGGCCCGCGCAGCGCCTGCACGGAGCGACGTTCCTGGTCGACGCCACCTTCCGGCGGGAACAGCTGGACGACGACAACATCGTCGTCGATATCGGACTGGCAACGCAGGAACTGGGCGCCGTCGTCAGCGAGTTGAACTACCGCAACCTGGACAACGAGCCCGACTTCGCCGGGATCAACACCTCCACCGAGTTCCTGGCGAAGGTCATCGCCGACCGGCTCGCCGAGCGCGTGCACAAGGGCGCGCTGGGGGAGGGGGCCAAGGGGCTCGCGGGCATCTCCGTCACCCTGCACGAGTCGCACGTCGCCTGGGCCAGTTACGAGCGTGCCCTGTGA
- a CDS encoding zinc-dependent alcohol dehydrogenase produces MTRTAHAFWLSSPGHGELRDVELADPAEDEVLVRTLFSGVSRGTETLVFRGGVPRSQHMAMRAPFQEGDFPGPVKYGYLNVGVVEEGPADLVGRTVFCLYPHQTRYVVPAAAVTPVPEHVPAARAVLAGTVETAVNALWDAAPLVGDRIAVVGGGMVGCSVAALLARFPGVRVQLVDADPARAEVAEALGVGFAAPADALGECDLVVHASATEQGLARSLELLAAEGTVIELSWYGDRRVALPLGEAFHSRRLTIRSSQVGTVSPARPGRTYADRLALALDLLADPALDALVTGECAFEELPDVLPRLASGEIPALCHRVRYADDA; encoded by the coding sequence ATGACTCGCACGGCACACGCGTTCTGGCTCAGCTCCCCGGGGCACGGCGAGCTGCGGGACGTCGAGCTTGCGGACCCCGCCGAGGACGAGGTCCTGGTGCGCACGCTCTTCTCCGGCGTCAGCCGCGGCACGGAGACGCTGGTCTTCCGGGGCGGCGTGCCGCGCAGTCAGCACATGGCCATGCGGGCGCCGTTCCAGGAGGGCGACTTCCCGGGGCCGGTGAAGTACGGCTACCTCAACGTCGGCGTGGTCGAGGAGGGACCGGCGGACCTGGTGGGCCGTACCGTCTTCTGCCTGTATCCCCATCAGACCCGGTACGTCGTCCCCGCAGCCGCCGTGACACCGGTGCCGGAGCACGTGCCCGCCGCCCGCGCCGTACTCGCCGGCACCGTGGAGACCGCCGTCAACGCGCTGTGGGACGCGGCACCGCTGGTCGGCGACCGGATCGCCGTGGTCGGCGGCGGCATGGTCGGCTGCTCGGTGGCCGCGCTGCTGGCCCGCTTCCCGGGCGTGCGCGTGCAGTTGGTGGACGCCGACCCGGCGCGGGCCGAGGTCGCCGAGGCGCTCGGCGTCGGCTTCGCCGCACCCGCCGACGCGCTCGGCGAGTGCGACCTCGTCGTGCACGCCAGCGCGACCGAACAGGGCCTCGCCCGGTCACTGGAACTCCTCGCCGCCGAGGGCACGGTGATCGAGCTGAGCTGGTACGGCGACCGGCGCGTCGCCCTCCCGCTGGGCGAGGCCTTCCACTCCCGGCGCCTGACCATCCGCAGCAGCCAGGTCGGCACCGTCTCCCCGGCCCGCCCCGGCCGCACGTACGCCGACCGGCTCGCCCTCGCCCTCGACCTGCTCGCCGACCCGGCGCTCGACGCGCTCGTCACCGGCGAGTGCGCCTTCGAGGAACTCCCGGACGTGCTGCCCCGCCTCGCCTCCGGGGAGATCCCGGCGCTCTGCCACCGGGTCCGGTACGCGGACGACGCGTGA
- a CDS encoding CDP-alcohol phosphatidyltransferase family protein: protein MALNNTYDARLVQQETAVGAGVQILLLALLGSAIGMGPAGWLTGLAFAIATWAVLSRALHRSGLRSFGPANRVTLGRATLVGGVTALVADSFESTPPVTLLVGLTAVALILDGVDGKVARRTGTSSALGARFDMEVDAFLILVLSVYVSMSLGPWVLLIGGMRYVFVAAARFLPWLNAPLPPSTARKTVAALQGVFLLVAGAELLPWGANAAVVGLALGLLVWSFGRDVLWLGRTSRGRGAGEAAAGAVCETAAEGAAEAVVETAPAAAKAGRAEGAKAGRTGRAKQAKAGRVLEPVAG from the coding sequence GTGGCCCTGAACAACACGTATGACGCGAGGCTGGTCCAGCAGGAGACCGCGGTGGGCGCGGGCGTGCAGATCCTGTTGCTGGCTCTGCTCGGATCGGCGATCGGCATGGGACCGGCGGGCTGGCTGACCGGCCTCGCCTTCGCGATCGCCACCTGGGCGGTGCTCTCGCGGGCCCTGCACCGGTCGGGACTGCGGTCGTTCGGCCCGGCCAACCGGGTCACCCTCGGCCGGGCCACCCTGGTCGGCGGGGTGACGGCGCTGGTCGCCGACTCCTTCGAGAGCACGCCGCCGGTCACACTGCTGGTCGGCCTGACCGCGGTGGCGCTGATCCTCGACGGGGTGGACGGCAAGGTCGCGCGGCGCACGGGTACGTCGTCGGCGCTCGGGGCGCGGTTCGACATGGAGGTCGACGCGTTCTTGATCCTCGTCCTGAGTGTGTACGTGTCGATGTCGCTGGGGCCGTGGGTGCTGCTGATCGGCGGCATGCGGTACGTGTTCGTCGCCGCGGCCCGTTTCCTGCCGTGGCTGAACGCCCCGCTGCCGCCGAGCACGGCACGCAAGACGGTCGCCGCGCTGCAGGGTGTTTTCCTGCTGGTGGCGGGGGCGGAACTGCTGCCGTGGGGGGCGAACGCGGCGGTGGTGGGGCTGGCGTTGGGGTTGCTGGTGTGGTCTTTCGGACGGGACGTGCTGTGGCTTGGGCGGACGTCGCGGGGGCGGGGGGCGGGCGAGGCGGCTGCGGGGGCGGTGTGTGAGACGGCGGCCGAGGGGGCGGCCGAGGCGGTCGTTGAAACGGCTCCCGCAGCGGCGAAGGCCGGGCGGGCCGAAGGGGCGAAGGCCGGGCGTACTGGACGTGCCAAGCAGGCGAAGGCCGGGCGGGTGCTTGAGCCGGTCGCCGGGTGA
- a CDS encoding class I SAM-dependent methyltransferase gives MNGTSTAAQDTGNAGGIPAQPGPRTTENDGAASPDEAALPGAGPSSLRPGERPTLRLRDSEPGDEQPRYAPEWLELREGADAAARAHELLDPLRIRLANLPGRAGGFVVHDLGCGTGSMGRWLAPRLDGAQHWILHDRDPYLLHFAAVASPRSAADGSRVTVETRRGDVARLTPDALAGASLVTASALLDVLTREEVDTLAAACAGTGCPALLTLSVAGRVDLTPEHPLDAEITEAFNAHQRRTGLLGPDAVTATCEAFAAHGATVHVQPSPWRLGPDEAELTAQWLRGWVGAAVEQRPELAAPAEKYLAARLAACAAGELRVTVHHSDLLALARPTGAAS, from the coding sequence ATGAACGGAACCTCGACGGCTGCGCAGGACACGGGGAACGCCGGGGGGATCCCCGCGCAGCCCGGGCCGAGGACCACGGAGAACGACGGCGCCGCGTCCCCCGACGAGGCCGCGCTCCCCGGTGCCGGCCCCTCCTCCCTCCGCCCCGGCGAGCGGCCCACCCTGCGGCTGCGCGACTCCGAACCCGGTGACGAGCAGCCCCGGTACGCCCCCGAGTGGCTGGAGCTGCGGGAGGGGGCCGACGCCGCCGCGCGGGCGCACGAGTTGCTCGATCCGTTGCGGATCCGGCTGGCCAACCTGCCCGGACGAGCAGGCGGGTTCGTCGTGCACGACCTCGGGTGCGGCACCGGGTCGATGGGGCGGTGGCTCGCGCCCCGGCTCGACGGGGCCCAGCACTGGATCCTGCACGACCGGGACCCCTACCTCCTGCACTTCGCCGCCGTCGCGTCCCCGCGCTCCGCCGCCGACGGCAGCCGCGTCACCGTCGAGACGCGGCGCGGCGACGTCGCCCGCCTCACCCCGGACGCCCTCGCCGGCGCCTCCCTGGTGACCGCCTCCGCACTGCTCGACGTCCTCACCCGCGAGGAGGTCGACACACTCGCCGCCGCCTGCGCCGGCACCGGCTGCCCGGCGCTGCTGACGCTCTCCGTCGCCGGCCGCGTCGACCTCACCCCGGAGCACCCGCTCGACGCGGAGATCACCGAGGCGTTCAACGCCCACCAGCGCCGCACCGGACTGCTCGGACCGGACGCGGTCACGGCGACGTGCGAGGCGTTCGCCGCACACGGCGCGACCGTCCACGTACAGCCCAGCCCGTGGCGGCTCGGCCCCGACGAGGCCGAGCTGACCGCACAGTGGCTGCGCGGCTGGGTCGGCGCCGCCGTCGAACAGCGGCCGGAACTGGCGGCGCCGGCCGAGAAGTACCTGGCCGCCCGTCTGGCCGCCTGCGCGGCGGGCGAG
- a CDS encoding glycosyltransferase family 4 protein, with protein sequence MNPTVKKAAKTAARTAVEKLTYVPAQAAALRNGEIIPMSLRTVHFVMPGGVDDPATPSGGNAYDRRVCLDLPGFGWRVHKQLVDGSWPRPGGAARTELARTLRDLPDGAVVLLDGLVACGVPEIVVPEAERLRLAVLVHLPLGDETGLDPAVAADLDARERAVLRAVGAVIATSDWAVRRLVSHHGLAPDRVHVAAPGADIAPLAPGTDGVSRLLCVAAVTPRKGQHRLVEALAGVTDLPWSCVCVGGLGQDPEYVAHLRDLIRKYGLRDRIHLAGPQSGAELDASYAAADLMVLASYAETYGMAVTEALARGIPVLATDVGGVPEAVGRAPDGGVPGILVPPEDPAALAAELRHWFGEADVRRRLKSAARGRRAALGGWATTAKHLAGVLSRLPNEPRRAA encoded by the coding sequence CTGAACCCGACCGTGAAGAAGGCCGCCAAGACGGCCGCCAGGACGGCCGTGGAGAAGCTCACCTACGTGCCCGCCCAGGCGGCGGCCCTCAGGAACGGCGAGATCATCCCCATGTCCCTGCGTACGGTGCACTTCGTCATGCCGGGCGGCGTGGACGACCCGGCCACGCCCAGCGGCGGCAACGCCTACGACCGCCGGGTCTGTCTCGACCTGCCCGGCTTCGGCTGGCGCGTCCACAAGCAACTGGTGGACGGCTCCTGGCCGCGCCCGGGTGGCGCCGCGCGTACGGAACTCGCGCGCACGCTGCGGGATCTGCCGGACGGCGCGGTGGTGCTGCTCGACGGGCTGGTCGCCTGCGGCGTACCGGAGATCGTCGTCCCCGAGGCCGAACGGCTGCGGCTCGCCGTCCTGGTACACCTGCCGCTCGGCGACGAGACGGGACTCGACCCGGCGGTGGCCGCCGACCTGGACGCCAGGGAACGTGCCGTCCTGCGGGCCGTCGGCGCGGTGATCGCCACCAGCGACTGGGCGGTGCGCAGACTCGTCTCCCACCACGGCCTCGCCCCCGACCGCGTCCATGTCGCCGCGCCCGGCGCCGACATCGCGCCCCTCGCCCCCGGCACCGACGGCGTCTCCCGCCTGCTGTGCGTCGCCGCCGTCACCCCGCGCAAGGGCCAGCACCGGCTGGTCGAGGCGCTCGCCGGGGTGACCGACCTGCCGTGGAGCTGCGTGTGCGTCGGCGGGCTCGGCCAGGACCCGGAGTACGTCGCTCACCTGCGCGACCTGATCAGGAAGTACGGCCTGCGGGACCGCATCCACCTCGCGGGCCCCCAGTCCGGCGCCGAACTCGACGCCAGCTACGCCGCCGCCGACCTCATGGTCCTCGCCTCCTACGCCGAGACCTACGGCATGGCCGTCACCGAGGCACTCGCGCGCGGCATCCCGGTGCTGGCCACGGACGTCGGCGGCGTCCCCGAGGCGGTCGGCCGCGCTCCCGACGGCGGCGTCCCCGGCATCCTCGTCCCGCCGGAGGACCCCGCCGCGCTCGCCGCCGAACTGCGGCACTGGTTCGGCGAGGCGGACGTACGCCGCCGCCTGAAGTCCGCCGCCCGCGGCCGCCGCGCCGCACTCGGCGGCTGGGCCACCACCGCCAAACACCTGGCCGGCGTCCTGAGCCGGCTCCCCAACGAACCCCGGAGGGCGGCATGA